A segment of the Capricornis sumatraensis isolate serow.1 chromosome 8, serow.2, whole genome shotgun sequence genome:
CGGCAGGTGGTGCGGCACGGGGCCGGCTGGCAGAAGGTGGGGCGGCAGCACGGGGACTGCACAGACACGGGCTGGCAGCACGTGGTGGCCCAGCAGCAGGGGCGGCAGACCACGGCCTGGCAGGACGTGGGGCAGCAGGTGATGGGGCGGCAGCAGCCCTCCTGCAGGCTGCAGGGGTCGCAGCAGACCGGGCGGCGGCAGGGCTCGCAGATGGGGCGCGTGCAGCGGGGCACGCAGGTCACGGGGCGGCTCACGGTGGTCTGGCAGGACACGGGGCGGCAGCAGCAGGGGTCGCGGAAGCAGCAGGGCTGGAGGCAGCCTCCGCCACAGCTGAGGGAGGAGAAGGTGGGGCCGCAGCAGGAGCCGGTCATGGTGGTGTGTGGGGCCGAGTGGGGCTGAGGTGGTGAGACGAGTTGAGTGTTCTCAGGTGTGAGTGTCTTTCCCCCTGCTCGGGGCCCTTTATATACCCTGGCCAGGAGCTGATGGCCCCCACGACACATAATCATTTCCTTGTATTTGTTTATTCCTTCTGAAATAGCCCTGGTAAGTTTAGTAAGTTCCCTGGACATTTTTTCCAGATGCTCAAGTGCTCATAAAAGACTGTTTTCCTTATTTAATGAAGACtcataatatttttctatttacgGTTCAAATATGAATTTAATGACCCTGACTTCAAAGTGTCCAATTATC
Coding sequences within it:
- the LOC138084434 gene encoding keratin, high-sulfur matrix protein, IIIA3-like; the protein is MTGSCCGPTFSSLSCGGGCLQPCCFRDPCCCRPVSCQTTVSRPVTCVPRCTRPICEPCRRPVCCDPCSLQEGCCRPITCCPTSCQAVVCRPCCWATTCCQPVSVQSPCCRPTFCQPAPCRTTCRTFRTSRCC